Proteins found in one Methanospirillum hungatei JF-1 genomic segment:
- a CDS encoding DUF3795 domain-containing protein: MTREIPTVCGMYCDECDHFERDCPGCDESDGSVFWTEFADTDVCPVHECCANEKKFAHCGFCNEMPCEKYFRFRDPDVSEEEAAKMLEKQKENLMKRKRAYEET, from the coding sequence ATGACCAGGGAGATACCTACTGTCTGTGGGATGTACTGTGATGAGTGTGATCATTTTGAGAGAGACTGTCCGGGATGTGATGAGTCAGACGGGAGCGTCTTCTGGACAGAATTTGCAGACACTGATGTCTGCCCGGTTCATGAATGTTGTGCAAATGAAAAAAAGTTCGCACATTGCGGATTTTGTAATGAGATGCCCTGTGAAAAATACTTCAGATTCCGCGATCCTGATGTTTCTGAAGAGGAGGCAGCGAAGATGCTTGAGAAGCAGAAAGAGAATTTAATGAAGAGAAAGAGAGCATATGAGGAAACCTAA